GACATCTTCCAGCCGATCTACGCCGCGACGAGCGGCATCGACGGCCGCGTGTCGATCGAGGTGTCGCCGAACCTCGCGTTCGACACCGAGGGCACGGTCGCGGAGGCCAAGGAGCTGCACGAGCGCGTCGCCAAGGAGAATGTGCTCATCAAGATCCCCGCGACGAAGCAGGGCCTCGAGGCCATCGCCGCGACGATCGGCGCCGGCATCAGCGTCAACGTCACGCTGATCTTCTCGCTCGACCGCTACCGCGACGTCATCAACGCCTACCTCACGGGCCTCGAGCGCGCGCAGCAGGCGGGCCACGACTCTCGACGATCCACTCGGTCGCCTCGTTCTTCGTGTCGCGCGTCGACACCGAGATCGACAAGCGCCTCGACGCGATCGGCACCGAGGAGGCCACGGCGCTCAAGTCGAAGGCGGGCGTCGCGAACGCGCGCCTCGCCTACGGCGTCTGGCAGGAGGCGTCTCGTCGGAGCGCGCGCAGACGCTGCTCGCCGCCGGCGCCAACGCGCAGCGCGCGCTGTGGGCCTCGACGGGCGTCAAGGACCCGTCGCTGCCCGACACGCTGTACGTCACGGAGCTCGCAGCGCCCGAGACCGTCAACACGATGCCCGAGAAGACGCTCGAGGCGCTCGCCGACCACGGCGTCGTGACGGGCGACGAGATCACGGCCAACGTCGAGTCCGCACAGGGCGTGCTCGACGCCGTCGAGGCGCAGGGCGTCTCGTACGTCGAGGTCACCGAGCTGCTCGAGCGCGAGGGCGTCGACAAGTTCATCGCCTCGTGGGACGAGCTCGTCGAGACCGTCCGCGGCCAGCTCGCGCAGGCGGGAGGTGCGGCATGAGCTTCGTGCTCCACGCCACCGGCGCCGCGCAGGAGGCCATCGACCGCGTCGTGCCGCAGCTCGTGGCCGACGGCGTCGCGGGCCGCATCGCCGCGAAGGACTCGACGCTCTGGGGCGAGGCCGCCGAGGCCGAGGCATCGAAGCGCCTCGGCTGGATCGACGCCGCCTCGAACACGCGCGGCCTCGTCGACGACGTGCTCGAGCTCAAGGCCGACCTGGCGGCGAAGGGCGTCGACCGCTTCGCCCTCGCTGGCATGGGCGGCTCGTCGCTCGCGCCCGAGGTCATCACGCGCACGTTCGGCGTGCACCTCACGGTGCTCGACTCGACCGAGCCCGGCCAGGTGCTCACGGCCCTGCGCGACGAGCTCGAGCGCACCGCGATCGTCGTCTCGTCGAAGTCGGGCTCGACGCTCGAGACCGACTCCGCGAAGCGCGTCTTCGAGCAGTGGTACCGCGAGGCGGGCATCGACCCGACCGAGCGCATCATCGTCGTGACCGACCCGGGCAGCCCGCTCGACGGCGCCGCGCGCGCGGCGGGCTACCGCGTCTTCAACGCCGACCCGAACGTCGGTGGCCGCTACTCGGCGCTCACGGCCTTCGGCATCGTCCCGTCGGCCCTCGCGGGCGTCGACGTCGCCGAGCTGCTCGACGAGGCGGAGGCGGCCCTGCCGCTCGTCTCGGAGGACGACGAGTCGAACCCGGGCCTCCAGCTCGGCGCCGTGCTCGCCGGCACGAAGCCGCTCAAGGACTACATCGGGATCGTCGCCGACGGCACGCACATCGTCGGCTTCGCCGACTGGGCCGAGCAGCTCATCGCCGAGTCGACGGGCAAGCAGGGCACGGGCGTGCTGCCCGTGGTGCTCGACGTCGACGCAGCCGAGCTCGGCGAGGACCTCGCCGACCTGCAGGTCATCCGCGTCGTCGGCTCGCGCGCCGAGGCGCGCGAGGTCGCTGCCGGCGAGGTCGAGGTCGCCGGCACGCTCGGCGCCCAGCTGCTGGTGTGGGAGTTCGCGACGGCCGTCGCCGGACGCCTGCTCGGCATCGACCCGTTCGACCAGCCCGACGTCGAGTCGGCCAAGGACGCGCGCGAGGCCTGCTGGAGGACCTCGCCCCCGGCGCCCGCGACGGTCGTCGACGGCTCGATCGAGCTGCGCGGCTCCGTCTCGGGCGACACGCTCGAGTCGTCGCTCGACGCGCTGCTCGCCGCGATCCCCGCCGACGGCTACCTCGCGGTGCACACGTACCTCGACCGCCTCGGCGAGGAGCGATTCGCGACGCTCCGCGACCTGCTCGCGGCACGCACGCAGCGCCCCGTCACGTTCGGCTGGGGTCCGCGCTTCCTGCACTCGACCGGCCAGTACCACAAGGGCGGCAAGCCCGTGGGCGTGTTCCTGCAGATCCTCGGCACCCCGCCGAGGACCTCGAGATCCCCGAGCGCCCGTTCACGTTCGGCCAGCTGCTGCAGGCGCAGGCTGGCGGCGACGCCGCCGTGCTCGCGGGCCACGACCGCCCCGTGCTCACGCTGACGCTGACCGACCTCGACGACGGGTACCGCCGCCTGGCCACCGCAGCCGCCGCATGAGCGCCGGCGGGCTGGTCGAATCCGCTGCGCGACGCGTCGGACCTCCGTCTGACGCGCATCCCCGAGCCGAACGCGCTCGTGCTGTTCGGCGTCACGGGCGACCTCGCGCAGAAGAAGCTGCTGCCGGCGATCTACGACCTCGCCAACCGCGGCCTGCTGCCGCCCGGCTTCTCGCTCGTCGGCTACGGCCGTCGCGAGTGGGATGCCGAGGCGTTCCGCGGCGTCGTCGAGAAGGCCGTGCGCGCCCACGCGCGCACGCCCTTCCGCGAGGACGTGTTCGCGCAGCTCGCCGAGGGCTTCCGCTTCGTGCAGGGAGACTTCGACGACGACGCGGCGTTCGACCGGCTCGCCGAGACGCTCCGCGAGCTCGACGACGCGCGCGGCACCATGGGCAACTACGCCTTCTACCTGTCGATCCCGCCGGGCAGTTCCCGGTCGTGACGCAGCAGCTGAAGCGCTCGGGCGTCGCGACGAGCGACGAGTCGTGGCGCCGCGTCGTCATCGAGAAGCCGTTCGGCCACGACCTCGCCTCGGCGAGGGACCTCGCGTCGGTCGTCGACTCGGTCTTCCCGCCCGACAGCGTTCCGCATCGACCACTACCTCGGCAAGGAGACGGTCCAGAACATCCTCGCCCTCAGGTTCGCGAACAACCTGTGGGAGCCGATCTGGAACGCCAACTACATCGACCACGTGCAGATCACGATGGCCGAGGACATCGGCGTGGGTGGCCGTGCGGGCTACTACGACGGCATCGGCGCCGCGCGCGACGTCATCCAGAACCACCTGCTGCAGCTCTTCGCCCTCACGGCGATGGAGGAGCCGGTGTCGTTCGACGCCGTCGACCTGCGCACCGAGAAGGAGAAGGTGCTCTCGGCCGCCCGCATCCCGGGCGACCTGGACGCCTCGACCGCACGCGGCCAGTACGCGGGCGGCTGGCAGGGCGGCACGCAGGTGACGGGCTTCCTCGACGAGGACGGCATGGCAGAGGACTCGGCCACCGAGACCTACGCCGCCATCACGCTCGAGGTCGACAACCGCCGCTGGCGGGCGTGCCCTTCTACCTGCGCGCCGGCAAGCGCCTCGGCCGACGCGTCACCGAGATCGCGATCGTCTTCAAGCGCGCGTCGCAGTACCTGTTCCCCGAGACGGCGACGCAGTCGATGGGCGAGAACGCCCTCGTCATCCGCGTGCAGCCCGACGAGGGCACCTCGCTGCGCTTCGGCTCGAAGGTGCCGGGATCCGGCATGCACGTGCGCGACGTCACGATGGACTTCGGCTACGGCCACGCGTTCACCGAGGAGTCGCCCGAGGCGTACGAGCGCCTCATCCTCGACGTGCTGCTCGGCGACCCGCCCCTGTTCCCGCAGGCGCGCGAGGTCGAGCTGTCGTGGGCGATCCTCGACCCCGTCGAGGAGCACTGGGCCGCCGTCGGCAGCCCGCTCGAGCAGTACGCACCGGGCTCCTGGGGGCCCGCGAGCGCCGACGCCATGCTGCGTCGCACCAACAGGCATTGGAGGCGCCCGTGATCGTCACGCTCGAGGGCACGACGACGAGCGCGATCCAGCGCCGACTCATCGAGATCCGCGAGGAGGGCGGCGTGCTCGCCCTCGGGCGCGTGCTCACGCTCGTCATCCACACGCATCTCGGCGAGGAGGAGGACGCGATCGCGGCCGCCAACGAGGCGAGCCGCGAGCACCCCATGCGCGTGCTCGTCGTGTCGCGGTCGATCGACGAGATCGCCGCGACCGAGGAGCCGCGCCTCGACGCCGAGATCCGCGTCGGCGGCGACGCCGGCGCCAGCGAGGTCGTGCTGCTGCAGTGCTACGGCGAGGTCGGCGCGCACCTCATCGGCGTCGTGCAGGGCCTCCTGCTGCCCGATGCGCCCGTCGTCGCGTGGTGGCCGCACCGCATGCCCGAGCACCCCGCATCCGCGCAGCTCGGCGCGCTCGCGCAGCGCCGCATCACCGACTCGGCACGCCAGGAGGACCCCCGCACGGTGCTCCGCGGCCTCGCCGAGGGCTACGAGCCCGGCGACACGGACCTCGCGTGGACGCGCGTCACGAACTGGCGCGCCCAGCTCGCGGCCGTGCTCGACCAGCCGCCGTACGAGCCCGTGATCCACGCGCGCGTCACCGGCGCGCTGCGCAGCCCGTCGGTGCACCTCATGGCGGCCTGGCTGCGCCTGCGCCTCGGCGTCGACGTCGACGTGTCGTCGCGCGCCGACGGCCCGCTCGGCTCGAGCGGCCTGTCGTCGGTCACGCTCACGCGGGCGTCGGGCGACGCGACGCTCACGCGCATCCGTCCGTCGACGGGTCTGCTGCAGATCCCCGGCCAGCCCGACCACGAGGTCGCGTTGTCGCACCGGCAGCTGCGCGACCAGCTCGCGGAGGAGCTGCGCAGGCTCGACCCCGACGAGATGTACCACCAGGTGCTCGAGGCGATCCGCATCTCGGGCACGGCGGGCACGAGCGTGCCCGCGCCCGAGGGAGGCAGCCGATGAGTCGCGAGCTCGTGATCCACGCCGACCGCGCCGCGCTCGTCGCCGAGACCGCCGACCGCTTCGCGGCGACGATCACGGCGGTGCTCGCCGAGCAGGACGAGTGCCACGTCGCCCTCACGGGCGGCTCCGTCGGCATCGAGCTGCTCGCCGCGCTGCGCGGTCGCGCGCTCGACTGGGCGCGCATCCACTGCTGGTGGGGCGACGAGCGCTTCGTCGCCGCCGCCGACGGCGACCGCAACGCGCTGCAGGCGCGCGAGGCGCTGCTCGACCACGTCGACATCCCCGCGGCGAACGTGCATGAGCTGCCCGCATCCGATGCGGGGCTCGACCTCGACGCCGCGGCGATCGCTGCGACGGCCGAGCTCGGCGATCGCGTGCTCGACCTCGTGCTGCTGGGCATGGGACCCGACGCGCACGTCGCGTCGCTCTTCCCCGGCCACGACGGCACCGACGTCGAGGGGGCGGGCGTCATCGCCGTGCGCGACTCCCCAAGCCGCCGCCCGAGCGCCTGAGCCTCACGTTCGACGCGCTCAACCGCGCCCCGCGCGTGTGGCTCGTCGTCGCGGGCGACGACAAGGCGTCGGCCCTCGCCCTCGCCATGTCGACGGCCGACCGGCACGAGGTGCCCGCAGCGGGCGTGCACGGCACGCGCGAGACGCGCTACCTCGTCGACCGCGCCGCGGCGTCGCTGCTCCCCGACGGCATGCTCGACTGAGCACCGTCCATCCGGACACGACGAAGGCCCGCATCCAGCGGATGCGGGGCCTTCGTCGTTGCGCGTGACGCGGGTCAGGAAGCCTGACCGCGGCGGGCGCGCAGCTTCTGCAGCGCCTCCTCGAGCAGCTGCTCCGCCTCCTCGGGCGTGCGGCGCTCCTTCACGTACGCGAGGTGCGTCTTGTAGGGCTCGGCCTTCGAGACCTGCGGGGGTGCATCCTTGTCGCGGCCGGCGGGCAGACCCGTCGACGGCGAGTCGATGACCTCGGGGATCTCGTCCTCGGGCAGGTCGGCCGCGAAGTAGCGCACCGTCTCGTTGCCCGCGGCGTCCCAGTAGGACACCGCCACGCGCTCGGCGTGGAAGCCGCGGTCCTGCTCGCCCATGGGGCCCGCGCCGACGCGCGAGCCGCGGATGGCGCTGCCGCCGGAGGCCATCAGCCGGCTCCGTTGAAGCGCGTGATGACGCCGAGCACCGTGATCGACGTGATCCAGGTGAGCACGAACGTCACCGTCAGGATGTTCAGGTTGCGCTCGGCGACGCCCGACGAGCCCATCGACGACGAGATGCCGCCGCCGAACATGTCGGACAGGCCGCCACCGCGGCCCTTGTGCAGCAGGATGAGCAGCGTCAGCAGCACCGACGTGATGCCGAGGATCACCTGCATGATGATCTGGAGGATCTCCACGTTCACCTCTCGTGGGAAGTCTGGACGATCGGTCAGTCTACCGCAGTGCCGGGGTCTCCCCCGGCGCCGCGGCGCGCGTCACGTGCCGACGTGATGCGTGAAGCGACTGATGGCGGCGAACTCGACCGGGTCGAGGCTCGCACCGCCGACGAGCGCGCCGTCGACGTCGGGCTGGCGCATGAAGCCTGCGATGTTCGCCGACTTCACCGAGCCGCCGTAGAGGATGCGCGTCGACTCGGCTGCCTCGGCGCCGCGGACGTCGGCGATGGCGGCGCGGATCGCGGCGCACACCTCCTGCGCCTGCTCCGCCGTCGCGGCCTGGCCGGAGCCGATGGCCCACACGGGCTCGTACGCGACGACGACGTCGCCTGCGGGCAGGTCGGCGAGGATCGTGCGGATCTGCTGCACCGGCACCGCGGAGGCGCCGTGCTGCTCGAGGTCCTCGGCCGTCTCGCCGATGCAGATGACCGGCGTCACCCCGTGGCGCAGCGCTGCAGCCGACTTGCGGCCGATGAGCTCGTCGGTCTCGCCGTGGATCTGGCGACGCTCCGAGTGGCCCACGAGCACGTACTGGCAGTCGAGACGCGCGAGGAACACGGGGCTGATCTCGCCCGTGTACGCGCCGGAGTCGTGCTCGGACACGTCCTGGCCGCCGTAGGCCAGATCGAAGCGCTCGGCCGCGACGAGCGACTGCACGCTGCGCAGGTCGGTGAAGGGCGGGAAGACCGCGACCTCCGCGTCCTTCGTGTCGTGCTTCGCGTCCTGCAGCGTCCAGGCGAGCTTCTGCACCACCCGGATCGCGTCCAGGTGGTCGAGGTTCATCTTCCAGTTGCCTGCGATGAGCGGGGTACGGGTCACCATCCGAGTGCCTCCAGTCCTGGCAGCCGCTTGCCCTCGAGGAACTCGAGGCTCGCACCGCCGCCGGTCGAGATGTGGTCGAAGTCGGAGTCTGCGAAGCCGAGCCTGCGCACCGCGGCCGCGGAATCCCCGCCGCCGACGACTCCGAGGCCATCGACCTCGGTGAGCGCCTGCGCGACGGCCTTCGTGCCCGCTGCGAACGCCGGCATCTCGAACACGCCCATCGGGCCGTTCCAGAACACCGTGCGGGATGCCGCGATGCGGGCGGCGAAGTCTGCGGCCGTGGTCGGGCCGATGTCGAGGCCGATGCCGGCGGCGCCGAAGGCGCTCGACTCGATGGCGGAGGCTTCGACGGTCTCGTGCGCGGCGTCGGCGTCGAACGCCTCCGCGACGACGACGTCCGTCGGCAGCACGATCTCGACGCCGGAGGCCTCGGCCTGGTGGAGGTAGCCGCGCACGGTCTCGAGCTGGTCGACCTCGAGCAGGCTCTTGCCGACGCCGTGGCCCTGGGCCGCGAGGAACGTGAAGAGCATGCCGCCACCGACGAGCAGCTGGTCGACGCGCGGCAGCAGGTGCTCGATCACGCCGAGCTTGTCGGAGACCTTCGAGCCGCCGAGCACGACCGTGTACGTGTGCTCGGGCGACTCGGTGAGGCGCGACAGCACGTCGAGCTCGCCCGCGACGAGGAGGCCGGCGGCGCTCGGCACGAGGCTCGCGACCTCGTAGACGCTCGCCTGCTTCCGGTGCACGACGCCGAAGCCGTCGGACACGAACGCGTCCGCGCCGTCGACGAGCTGCGCGGCGAAGGCCGCGCGTTCGGCCTCGTCCTTGCTCGTCTCCCGCGCGTCGAAGCGCAGGTTCTCGAGCAGCACGATGCCGCCGTCGGTCAGCGCGGCGCGCTTGGCGGCCGCATCCTCGCCGACGGTGTCGGTCGCGAACGCGACCGGGGTGCCGAGCAGCTCGCCGAGCCGCTCGGCGACCGGCGCCAGCGAGAACGCCGGGTTCGGCGAGCCGTCCGGACGCCCGAGGTGGGACATCGCCACGACCTTCGCGCCGGCATCCAGCAGATGGCGCAGCGTCGGCACGGAGGCCGCGATGCGGCCCTCGTCGCCGATGACGCCGTCCTTCAGCGGCACGTTGAGGTCGCACCGCACCAGCACGGTGCGGCCGGCGAGGTCCCCGAGGGACTCGAGCGTCCGGACCGGCATCAGAGCTTCGCGCCGACGTAGCTCGTCAGGTCGACGAGGCGGTTCGAGTAGCCCCACTCGTTGTCGTACCAGGACGACACCTTCACGAGGTTGCCGATGACCGACGTCAGGCCCGAGTCGTAGATCGACGAGTGCGGGTTGCCCTGGATGTCGCTCGAGACGAGCGGCTCGTCCGAGTACTGCAGGATGCCCTTGAGCGGGCCCTCGGCGGCGGCGCGGTACGCGTCGTTGATCTCCTCGACCGTGAGGCCGTCGCGCGTCACGAGCGTCAGGTCGACGATCGAGCCCGTGGGCACGGGCACGCGGTACGACGAGCCGTCGAGCAGGCCGTTGAGCTGCGGCAGCACGAGGCCGATGGCCTTCGCGGCACCCGTCGACGTCGGCACGATGTTGATCGCGGCGCCGCGTGCGCGACGGAGGTCCTTGTGCGGGCCGTCCTGCAGGTTCTGGTCGGCCGTGTAGGCGTGCGCCGTCATCATGAAGCCGCGTTCGATGCCGAAGGCCTCGTGGAACACGCCCGCGAGCGGTGCGAGGCAGTTCGTCGTGCACGAGGCGTTCGAGATGACGTGGTCGTTGGCCGGGTCGTAGTCGCCCTCGTTGATGCCCATGACGAACGTCGGGGCCGGGTCGGACGCCGGGGCCGAGATGATGACCTTCTTCGCGCCGGCCTCGATGTGCTGGCCGGCCTGGGCCACCTTCGTGAAGATGCCGGTCGACTCGATGACGACGTCGGCGCCGAGGTCGCCCCACGGCAGCGCCTTCGGGTCGCGCTCTGCGAGGGCCTGGAACGTCTGGTCGCCGACCGTGATCGACGAGCCGTCGCTGTGGACGGGGACGTCGAGGACGCCGCCGACGGAGTCGTACTTGAGGAGGTGCGCGAGCGTCGCGTTGTCGGTGAGGTCGTTCACGCCGACGATCTCGATGTCGGCGCCCTGCTCGAGCGCCGCGCGGAGGAAGTTGCGACCGATGCGGCCGAAGCCGTTGATGCCAACCTTGGTGGTCATTCCTGCTCCCTGGGGGTGGGGTGGGGGTGATGCGGGAGGCCCGGGCTCTCTCGTTCCGAGCCTCCCGCGGGGGTGGTTCAGAGGGTGATGAGGCCCTGGGTCTTCGTGCGAGCGGCCTCGAAGCGCGCCTGCGCGTCCTGCCAGTTCACGATGTTCCAGAACGCCTTCACGTAGTCCGCCTTGACGTTGAGGTAGTCGAGGTAGAACGCGTGCTCCCACATGTCGAGCATGAGGATGGGCTGCGTGCCGACGGGCACGTTGCCCTGCTGGTCGAACAGCTGGAACACGTTGAGGCGCTCGGCGAGCGAGTCCCACGCGAGCACCGACCATCCGGAGCCCTGGATGGCCGTGGCGTTCGCGGCGAAGTGCGCCTGGAACTTCGCGTAGTCCCCGAAGAACTCGGCGATCGCGGCCGACAGCTCGCCCTCGGGCTCGCCGCCGCCGTCGCCGGCCAGGTTGTTCCAGAAGATCGTGTGGTTCGTGTGGCCGCCGAGGTGGAACGCGAGGTCCTTCTCGAGCTTGTTGATGCCACCGAAGTCGCCGGCGTCACGCGCAGCGGCGAGGCCGTCGAGGGCCGCGTTGGCACCGTCGACGTACGCCTTGTGGTGCTTGTCGTGGTGCAGCTCCATGATCTTGGCGCTGATGTGCGGCTCGAGCGCTGCGTAGTCGTACGGCAGCTCGGGCAGGGTGTAGACGGTCATGCGTGTCTCCTTCGATCGTCGATGGGCATTCGCGTACGTCTCGTACAGCGATCCTAGTCGCGCGGATGTTCCCGCGACGGGGCCTTGAGATGCGGCTCAGTCGAGCTCGGGGACGCTCGCCTCGGTGTCGGGGATGCCCCGATCCTCGGCCGTCTTGTCGGCGAGCGCGAGCAGGCGACGGATGCGGCCGGCGACGGCGTCCTTCGTCATCGGCGGGTCGGCGCGACGACCGAGGTCGTCGAGCGACGCGTCGCGGTGGTCGAGACGCAGGCGACCCGCGTACGCGAGGTGCTCGGGCGTCTCGTCGCCCAGGATCTCGAGGGCGCGCTCGACGCGCGCGCACGCCGCGACCGCCGCCTGCGCGCTGCGGCGCAGGTTCGCGTCGTCGAAGTTGACGAGGCGGTTCGCGTTCGCGCGCACCTCGCGCTGCTGGCGCAGCTGCATCCACGACTCGACGGTGTCGCTCGCGCCCATGGCGGAGAGCAGGCGCGAGATCGGCTCGGTGTCGCGCACGATGACGCGGTGCACGCCGCGCACCTCGCGCGACTTCGCGGGCACGCCGAGGCGCTGCGCGGCGCCGACGATGGCCATGGCCGCCTCGCTGCCCGGGCTCGCGATCTCGAGCGCCGCCGATCGGCCGGGGTCGGTGAGCGAGCCGTGCGCGAGGAACGCGCCGCGCCACACGGCGGCGAGGTCCTCGAGCGAGCCCGTCGTGAGGCGGTTCGGCAGGCCGCGCACCGGGCGACGGCGAGCGTCGAGCAGGCCCGTCTGCCGGGCGAGCGTCTCGCCCTGCGCCACGACGCGCACGAGGTACGCGCGCTGGCGCGAGCCGCCCGAGATCACCGCGATCTCGGCACGCACCCCGTAGAGGTCGAGCAGGTCGCGTCCCAGGCGGCGCGCGATGGCGGCGGACTCGACCTCGCTCTCCACCGCCACGCGGCCGGAGATGACGTGGAGCCCGCCCGAGAAGCGCAGCAGGGAGGCGACCTCCGCTGCTCGCGCTTGCGGTCGCTGCACGCGCACGCGTGCGAGCTCCTCCTTGACGTCGTGCGTCAGGGTCACGTCACTCCCTTCCCAGGTCTCGGTGCTGCACCGTCACCGACACGCCGGAGTCGGCGAGGCGGGCGGCGAGATGCTCGGACATCGCCACGGAGCGGTGCTTGCCGCCCGTGCATCCGATGCCGAGCACGGCGTATCGCTTGTTCTCGCGGGCGTAGCCGGCCAGGACCGGCCGGAGCGCCTCGAGGTACGCGTCGGCGAACTCCGACGCGCCCTCCTGCGCGAGCACGTAGTCACGGACCGCCTCGTCGAGGCCCGTGTGCGACTTGAGCTCCGGCTGCCAGAACGGGTTCGGCAGGAAGCGCATGTCGGCGATGAGGTCGGCGTCCGGCGGCGTGCCGTACTTGAAGCCGAAGGAGAGCACGGTCAGGCGCACCTGATCCTCGCGGTCGCGCGAGAAGCGATCGCGCACGCGGTTCGTGAGCTCGTGGACGTTGATGTCGCTCGTGTCGAGCAGCACGTCGGCGACGTCGCGGATGCCCGAGAGGCGCGCGCGCTCGGTGCGGATGCCGTCGAGGATCGTGCCGTCGCCCTGCAGCGGATGCGGGCGGCGCACGGCCTCGAAGCGGCGCACGAGCGTCGCGTCGGAGGCCTCGAGGTACACGACCGTGATCGGCATCTCGGTGCGGAGCGTCTCGATGAGGCGCATGGCGTCGTCGAAGAGCACGCCACCGCGCACGTCGACGACGATCGCGAGGCGCTGCAGCTGCTCGGACGCGGCGGGCACGAGATCGACGAGCTGGCGCAGCATGACGGGCGGCAGGTTGTCGACCACGTAGTAGCCGAGATCCTCGAGTGCGTTCGCGACAGTGGATCGACCAGCACCCGACATGCCGGTGATGATGAGCACCTCGCGCGCAGTCACGATCCCCCTCGTCCTTCGTCCTCCACCGTATCGGTTCTCAGGGAGGTGAAGACCTGCTCGGCGAGCCCCGGACCGAAGCCCTGCACCTCGGCGATCTGCTCGGGCGAGGCTGCACGGACCCGCTTCGCGGAGCCGAAGTGCTTGAGCAGCCTGCGCACGCGCTCCTCCCCCAGGCCCGGGATCGCCGAGAGCTCGCTCTGGATCGCGCTCGAGCGCTGCTGGCGCTGGAACGTGATGGCGAAGCGGTGCGCCTCGTCGCGCAGGCGCTGCACGAGGTACAGCGACTCGCTCGTGCGCGGCAGGATCACGGGGTGGTCGTCGCCGGGCAGCCACAGCTCCTCGAGGCGCTTGGCGATGCCGGCGATCGCGATCGACTGGCCCGACTCCCGCACGGCGCGCGCCGCCGCGGCGACCTGCGGCTGGCCGCCGTCGACGAGCAGCAGCTGCGGCGGATACGCGAACCGCGAACGCCCCTCCGACGCCTCGGGGTCGCCGTCGACGAGGTAGCGCAGCCTGCGCGTGAGCACCTGATGCATCGCGTCGGTGTCGTCGGCCGCCTGGGCGATCTTGAACTTGCGGTACTGGTCCTTGCGCGGCAGGCCGTCCTCGAAGACGACCATCGAGGCGACGATGCCGGTGCCGCCGAGGTGCGAGACGTCGAAGCACTCGATGCGCAGCGGCGCCTCGGTCATGCCGATCGCCTCCTGCAGGTCGGCGAGCGCCGCCGACCGCGAGCCGTAGTCGCTCGTGCGCCGCGTCTTCGCGACCTGCAACGCGTGGGAGGCGTTGGCCATGGCCGAGTCGGCGAGCTGCTTGCGGTCGCCGCGCTGCGGCACGCGCAGGCGCACGGCGCCGCGCAGCCCGTGCGCCTCGCGACGCTCGCCCAGCCACGTCTCGACCTCGTCGGCGCTCTCGGGCAGCGTCGGCACGAGCACGTCGCGCGGCGGGGCGTCGTCGCCCTGGTACGCGACACGCAGCATCTGGCTCGACAGCTCGGCGGGCGTCATGTCGAGCTCGGTGTCGACGACCCACGAGCGGGTGCCGCGGATGCGGCCGCCGCGCACCGAGAACAGGTGCACCGCCGCCGACAGCTCGTCCTGCACGGTGCCGAACACGTCGGCGTCGACCCCGTCGGAGAGCACGACCGACGTCTTCGACAGCACGTTCTCGAGCGCGAGCATCTGGTCGCGCAGCGTCGCGGCGCGCTCGAACTCCTCGCGGGCGCTCGCGCGCTGCATCTGCCGGCGCACGTCGTCGACGACGCGCTCGTCGCGACCGCCCATGAACTCCGCGAGGCCCTCGGCGATCTCGCGGTGCTCGTCCTTCGTCACGCGG
The sequence above is a segment of the Agrococcus jejuensis genome. Coding sequences within it:
- the tpiA gene encoding triose-phosphate isomerase; translation: MVTRTPLIAGNWKMNLDHLDAIRVVQKLAWTLQDAKHDTKDAEVAVFPPFTDLRSVQSLVAAERFDLAYGGQDVSEHDSGAYTGEISPVFLARLDCQYVLVGHSERRQIHGETDELIGRKSAAALRHGVTPVICIGETAEDLEQHGASAVPVQQIRTILADLPAGDVVVAYEPVWAIGSGQAATAEQAQEVCAAIRAAIADVRGAEAAESTRILYGGSVKSANIAGFMRQPDVDGALVGGASLDPVEFAAISRFTHHVGT
- the secG gene encoding preprotein translocase subunit SecG is translated as MEILQIIMQVILGITSVLLTLLILLHKGRGGGLSDMFGGGISSSMGSSGVAERNLNILTVTFVLTWITSITVLGVITRFNGAG
- a CDS encoding glucose-6-phosphate dehydrogenase assembly protein OpcA; translation: MIVTLEGTTTSAIQRRLIEIREEGGVLALGRVLTLVIHTHLGEEEDAIAAANEASREHPMRVLVVSRSIDEIAATEEPRLDAEIRVGGDAGASEVVLLQCYGEVGAHLIGVVQGLLLPDAPVVAWWPHRMPEHPASAQLGALAQRRITDSARQEDPRTVLRGLAEGYEPGDTDLAWTRVTNWRAQLAAVLDQPPYEPVIHARVTGALRSPSVHLMAAWLRLRLGVDVDVSSRADGPLGSSGLSSVTLTRASGDATLTRIRPSTGLLQIPGQPDHEVALSHRQLRDQLAEELRRLDPDEMYHQVLEAIRISGTAGTSVPAPEGGSR
- the gap gene encoding type I glyceraldehyde-3-phosphate dehydrogenase, producing the protein MTTKVGINGFGRIGRNFLRAALEQGADIEIVGVNDLTDNATLAHLLKYDSVGGVLDVPVHSDGSSITVGDQTFQALAERDPKALPWGDLGADVVIESTGIFTKVAQAGQHIEAGAKKVIISAPASDPAPTFVMGINEGDYDPANDHVISNASCTTNCLAPLAGVFHEAFGIERGFMMTAHAYTADQNLQDGPHKDLRRARGAAINIVPTSTGAAKAIGLVLPQLNGLLDGSSYRVPVPTGSIVDLTLVTRDGLTVEEINDAYRAAAEGPLKGILQYSDEPLVSSDIQGNPHSSIYDSGLTSVIGNLVKVSSWYDNEWGYSNRLVDLTSYVGAKL
- the whiA gene encoding DNA-binding protein WhiA — translated: MTLTHDVKEELARVRVQRPQARAAEVASLLRFSGGLHVISGRVAVESEVESAAIARRLGRDLLDLYGVRAEIAVISGGSRQRAYLVRVVAQGETLARQTGLLDARRRPVRGLPNRLTTGSLEDLAAVWRGAFLAHGSLTDPGRSAALEIASPGSEAAMAIVGAAQRLGVPAKSREVRGVHRVIVRDTEPISRLLSAMGASDTVESWMQLRQQREVRANANRLVNFDDANLRRSAQAAVAACARVERALEILGDETPEHLAYAGRLRLDHRDASLDDLGRRADPPMTKDAVAGRIRRLLALADKTAEDRGIPDTEASVPELD
- a CDS encoding RNA polymerase-binding protein RbpA, coding for MASGGSAIRGSRVGAGPMGEQDRGFHAERVAVSYWDAAGNETVRYFAADLPEDEIPEVIDSPSTGLPAGRDKDAPPQVSKAEPYKTHLAYVKERRTPEEAEQLLEEALQKLRARRGQAS
- a CDS encoding superoxide dismutase, with product MTVYTLPELPYDYAALEPHISAKIMELHHDKHHKAYVDGANAALDGLAAARDAGDFGGINKLEKDLAFHLGGHTNHTIFWNNLAGDGGGEPEGELSAAIAEFFGDYAKFQAHFAANATAIQGSGWSVLAWDSLAERLNVFQLFDQQGNVPVGTQPILMLDMWEHAFYLDYLNVKADYVKAFWNIVNWQDAQARFEAARTKTQGLITL
- a CDS encoding phosphoglycerate kinase, which gives rise to MPVRTLESLGDLAGRTVLVRCDLNVPLKDGVIGDEGRIAASVPTLRHLLDAGAKVVAMSHLGRPDGSPNPAFSLAPVAERLGELLGTPVAFATDTVGEDAAAKRAALTDGGIVLLENLRFDARETSKDEAERAAFAAQLVDGADAFVSDGFGVVHRKQASVYEVASLVPSAAGLLVAGELDVLSRLTESPEHTYTVVLGGSKVSDKLGVIEHLLPRVDQLLVGGGMLFTFLAAQGHGVGKSLLEVDQLETVRGYLHQAEASGVEIVLPTDVVVAEAFDADAAHETVEASAIESSAFGAAGIGLDIGPTTAADFAARIAASRTVFWNGPMGVFEMPAFAAGTKAVAQALTEVDGLGVVGGGDSAAAVRRLGFADSDFDHISTGGGASLEFLEGKRLPGLEALGW